The genomic stretch CGCGACAGACAGCGAATCCGTCCCGCGCGCCTTCCTGCAGCCTTAGCCGAACACGCGCCGCCACAGACGCAGCACGGCTTCGCGCTCCTTCTCCACCGTCTGCGGCTCGACCCGCGCCTTCTCCATGCCGTCCAGCCGCAGCTTGTGCTGGAGCTTCCGATAGGTCCGGTAAGCCGCGCCCACCGTATCCGCCTCCTCGCCGCTCATCAGCCCGAAGCGCGACACCTCGCGCAGCAGCGCGATATTGCCCGTGTTGCGGATCAGTTCGGGATCGCGCGCCGCATGCAGCAGCACCCAGTACTGCACGGCAAACTCGATGTCGACCATGCCGCCGCGGTCGTGCTTCAGGTCGAACAGCTCGGTGCGGTTCGGGTGCCCTTCTTCGACACGCCGCCGCATGTCGACGATCTCGGCGGAAAGCGTGGCCGCGTCGCGCGGCGTCGTCAGCACCTGTTCGCGAATCGCCTCGAACTGCGCGCCGATGGCGGGATCGCCAGCGCAATAGCGCGCCCGCGTCAACGCCTGATGCTCCCAGACCCACGCCGTATTGGCCGCATCGCCCTCACGCAACTGGTAGCGGCGAAACGCGTGGAGGTCGGTCACGAGCAGGCCCGACTCGCCGTTCGGGCGCAGCCGCAGGTCCACGTCGAACAGCGTGCCCGCGCCCGTCGCCGTCGTGAGCCACGTGATCAGACGGCGGGTGAAGGTCGCGTAAATGTCGGATGCGTTGTCGTCCGCGTCGTCGTACAGGAAGATCAGATCCAGGTCCGACGCATAGCCGAGTTCCTTTCCGCCCAACTTGCCGTACGCGATGATCGCAAAGCGCGGCACCTCGCGGTGGCGCTTCGCGAGCTGGTTCCAGACGGCTTCGACCGTCACGTCAAGCACAGCGTCGGCGAGTTCGGAGAGCCGGTCGCTGACATGTTCGACGCTCAGCTTGCCGGCCAGATCGATCAGCAGAATGCGGAACACTTCGGCCTGATGCGCGTGCCGCAGCAGATCCATCTGATGTTCGACGCCGTCGGCCGCCGCGAGCCGCGCACGCAGCGTGCGCTTGAACTCCGGCCAGTCGAACGGACTGGCCATCGCTTCGTCGTCGAGCAGTTCGTCGAGCAATTGCGGATGGCGGATCAGATACCCGGCCGCCCAGCGCGACGCGCCGAGCACCGACAGCACGCGATGCAGCGCCTGCGGATACTCGGTCAGCAGCGCGAGATAGGCGCCGCGCCGCCCGATGGCTTCGAGCAGATCGAACAGGCGCGCCAGAATATCGCCGCGCCGCTCGGCGGGCTCCAGCGTATGCGCGGCCTCGAGCGCACGCTGCGCGACGATGTCGAAGCGCTGGCGGCTGCTTTCGGCGAGACCCGCATAGCGCGACGAGTGCCATACGGCCTTCAGGCGCGCGAGCAGATCAGCGGGGCGTTCGACGCCCAGCTCGACGAGCCGTGCCGCCAGCGCGTCGTCGGCGCTGTCGTCGGCGAGCGCGCTGCTCCACACCCATACGGCCGCGCCGTCTTCGCGCGCGCCGCAGCCGCGCTGCCCGCTCACCTTGTCGGCGAAGATCTGGTCGAACTGCTGCTCGACGAGTTCGCGGTGCGTTTCGAGCTTCGCCATCAGCGACGCGTAGTCGTCGAAGCCCATCGCCTGTGCGAGATGCGCGCGCTCGGCGGGATCGACGGGCATCGCGTGGGTCTGCGCGTCGTTTCTATATTGCAGACGGTGTTCGAGATCGCGCAGGAACAGATAGGCGCTCGTCAGATCTGCACACACGCCGGGCGACACGAGCCCGCGAGCGGCCGCATGGCGCAGCACGGCGAGCGTCGGTCGCACGCGAAAGCCCGCGTCCTGGCCGCCGCGGATCAACTGGAACACCTGCGCGCTGAATTCGATTTCGCGGATGCCGCCGCGGCCGAGTTTGATGTCGTCGGCCTTGTCGGGGCGCATCGACGCACGCCGCTGCGCTTCCTGGCGAATCTGCAGATGCAGCGAGCGGATCGCGCTGATCACGCCGAAGTCCAGATAGCGCCGGTAGATGAACGGCTTCACGATCGCATCGAGCTGCCTGGACAGGCGTCGTGCCGAATCGGTGACGTGCTCGGACACGAGCCGGCCTTTGATCCACGCGTAGCGCTCCCACTCGCGGCCCTGCACGTAGAAATATTCTTCCAGCATCCCGAGACTGCACACGAGCGGCCCTGAATCGCCGTTCGGCCGCAGCCGCATGTCGACACGAAACACGTAGCCGTCCGCCGTGACTTCGGCGAGCGCCGCAATCAGCCGCTTGCCGAGCCGTGTGAAGAAATCCTGCGTCGCGATGGACGACCGCTGGCCGCCCGTCGTTTCGCCATCGTCCTCGTAGACGAAGATCAGATCGATATCCGACGACACGTTCAGCTCGCGCCCGCCCAGCTTGCCCATGCCGACTACGCCCAGCGACAGCCGTTCGCCCTGCGAGCCGCGCGGCTCGCCATACAGCGCCTCGAGATCGGCGGAAACCACGGCCATCGCGCGCTGAACCGTCGCTTCCGCCAGGTCGGTCATCGTGCCCGTCACTTCGGCGACGTCGGCCGCACGGGACAGGTCGCGCTCCATCACCGCACAGAACACTTCCGCGCGAAGCTGGCGCAGCGCCTTTTTCAGCGCGTCTTCAGAGAGGGGCGCGTCAGGTGTCGCGCGCAACGCATTGAGCAGCGCATCGAGCCGTTCGTCGATGCGCTCGCGGGTGATGGGCGCCGCCGCCAGCGCCGCCACGCGGAACGCCAGGTCGGGCTGCGCCGCGTAGGCGCGTGATGCATAGTGCGAATAGCTGGAACTCAACAGGGATGGTTCGGTCATCAAAGGTCTGGCTCGCTCGTTGCTTGAATACTGCCTCGGGCCATCGCAGCCGCTGCTCGCGCGTGCAGCCGACACCCCGTGTGGCCTTGTCCACGCAGGCCGGACCATAGATTCGTGGCGGCTGGCCCGTGTGATACATTTCGTCGTCAGACCGCAAAACTACCATACGCCCACCCCGTCGCAGCATGTCCGAGCGAAACTCATCCGCCGACCCGACCGAAGCCGGACGCGTCAAGCCCGTAGGCGGAAGCGATCATGCAGTGCTGCGTCACACGCTGCGCGTCCTGCTCGGCATTGCGCTGTTCCTCTACTTCGTCGTCGTGCTGGCCGTCCTCGGCCTGCGCTATGTCGTGCTGCCGCGCGTCGATTCGTTCCGCCCGCAAATCGAATCGGCCGTCTCCGAAAAGATTCACGCGCAACTCAGAATCGGCAAAATCGCGCCGCACTGGACGGGTTTCCAGCCGGGTATCGAAGTCACCGACGTCACTATCACCAACCGCGAAGGCAAAGTCGCGCTGACCATTCCGCATGCGAGCGCAACGGTGTCGTGGTCCTCCATCTGGAAGCTCGCCCCCATCCTGTCGAGCGTGATCGTCGACAAGCCGGACCTGCTGATCGAACGCGAAAGGGACGGCTCGCTGACCGTCGCGGGTGTGATGGTGCCGACCACTCACTCGGGCAACGATACGTTCAGCACCTGGCTGCTGCGCCAGCAGGCGATGATCCTGCGCGGCGGCACCCTGCGCTGGCACGACGCGCGCCGCGACGCGCCCGAGATCGCGCTGCAGGACATCCGCCTCGCCATTCTCAGCGACGGCTACGATCACCGGCTCGCGCTGCAGGCGCCGCCTGACGGCAAGGTGCTGTTCGGGCCGCTCGACTTCCGCGCGTCCTTCCGGCACGCGCGGCTCGCGGCGATGGGCAAGCCGGTCAACTGGACAGGCGAGGCTTATATATCGACGGGCTCGGTCGACCTTCCGATGCTCGCCCGCTACATCGACTTCCCGATCGAAACCTACGCGGGGCGCGTCGCCAACAAGATCTGGCTGCAGTTTGCGCAAGGCCACGTGCGCTCGGCGTCGGGCGAAGCGTCGGGCAACAATATCGCGCTACGCGTGAAGCCGACGCAGCCGAAGCTCGACGTCCCCGTCGCGCAGTTTTCGTGGGCCGTCGCGCACGACGGCGACGAGTGGACGCTCGACCTCGACGATCTGCGCGCCGAATTCGGCCAGCCGCCGCTCGACGACGGCACGCCCGTCGCCCGCATCCTCGCGCTTCGTACGCTGTCGAGCCGTTACCGGGTGCCGAGCGTGCAGCATGGCCAGTTGATCAGCATCTCTGGCGACCGGGTCGATCTCGGCATCCTGGCCGAGTTCAGCCGCGCGCTGCCGCTGCCGAAGCGGCTGCTGAACAGCCTTGTGCGGTTCAACCCGCGCGGCCTCGTCGCGAACTACACGATCGAAGTCGAACGTGGCAAGCCGGATTCCGGCGAGGCGGCCACGGAACACCGCGCGCCAGGCGCGGAGCCGATCGTCCACTATCGCTTCAAGGCCGATCTGCAAGGCATCAGTGTGGCCGCCCAGGAGCCGCCGCCGGGACTGACGGCGCGCAACCACCCGCGCGCGGGTATTCCAGGCGTGGAGAATCTGTGGGGCAGCGTCGATGCCGACGAAAAACACGGCACGATAGCCATCGACACGGCCAACGCCGCGCTCACGCTGCCCGGCGTGTTCGACGATCCGCGACTCACTTTCGACCATCTGAGCGGCAAAGGCGCGTGGACGATCGCGTCGACGGTCGAGCCCGGCCAGCGGCACAAGGCGTTCAAGGTCGATGTGTCGGAACTGAAGGTGTCGAATGTGGATACGGCCGCGCGGGCGACGGCCAGCTATTCGAACGTCGGCAGCGGGCGCGGCTCGCTCGATCTGAAAGCCGACTTCGAGCGCGCGCAGGTCACGCGCATCACGCGCTATCTGCCCACCAGCATCAGCGAAAGGCTGCGTATCTATCTGACGCACGGGTTGCAGGCAGGCATGTCCCACGGCGCCACGATCGAAATTCACGGCAACCTCGAGAAATTCCCGTATTCGCGCGATCCGAGCGCGGGCGTGTTCGAAATCGTCGCGCCGTTCAAGGGCGGCCGCTTCGATCCGTCGCCCTACCCGCCTCGCACGATGAAAAACGGCACGCCGAGCGTGTGGCCTGCGCTTGACGGCATCGACGGGACGTTCCAGTTGAAGGAGCAGTTGCTGCGTTTCGATGTCGACCGCGCACACTACAAGGGCGTCGCGCTCGACAAGGTGACGGGCAAGATCGACGACATGGGTAACCGGGCGTCGAGCCTCGTGATTACGGGCGACGGACACGGGCCGCTCGCCGACATGCTCGACTACGTGAACAACAGCGCGCTCGGCGGGCTGGCCAAGCATCAGACGGAGAAGCTGCACGCCGACGGACCCGCAGCGCTCGCGCTGAAGCTGACGGTGCCGCGCAATCCGCCCACGCCGCCTGGCGTCGCGCCGCCGAAGACACATGTGGCCGTCGAGGGTTCACTGGCGTTCGAGAATGACCGGCTCGCAATGGACAACGTCCCGCCGCTGTCGCAACTGCGCGGCAAGGTCAGCTTTACCGACCATACGGCGCAGATCGACGGGCTGTCGGGACAGTTTATGGGCGGCGACGTACACGCGAAGGGCGAGCTGAACCAGAAAGGCGCGTATGCGCTCGACCTGTCCGGCCACTTCGCCGTCGACGCCGCGCGCGACCTGAATCTGCGCGGCCTGCCCGCCCAGGTGCTGACCAGGATGAATGGTAGCGCGCCCTATGACATCAGCGTGCACGGCGCGAAGGGCGGTTTGCCCGAGGTCGCCGTCCATTCCGACCTGACGGACCTCGCGCTCGATCTGCCTGCGCCCTTCAACAAGCCGATCGGCACGCCGATGCCGCTCGCTTTCACGTTCAAACCGACCGTCGGCAGCGCAAGTGCGGTCGCGAACAACGGCTCGGCCACGGGCAGCGACGACAGCGCGAACCACGGCGGCCTGCAACGCGCCGACCTCACCTTCGGCCCCATCGCGGCCACGTATCTCGTGCGACGCGCGCCCGGCCAGGCGCCCGAAGTCGTGCGCGGCGCGATCGGCGTGAACCGGACCACCGACCTGCCGTCGGAAGGCGTGATTGCCGCCGTCGACATCGACGCACTCGACGCCGACGCATGGCGCGCGCTCTTCCTGCAGATGCGCAAGGCCAATGAAGGCGTCGCGCCCGTGCCGCCCAGCGCGACGGCCGCGCAGTTCATGCCGAACCGCTTCGCCATCCACATCGGCACGCTGACGCTGCTCAAGCGTCACTGGGAAAGCGTGGTGGTCGGCGCGTCCCACATCGACAAGCAGTGGCAGGCGAACATCGCGTCGAACCAGGTGTCGGGGCACGTGTCGTGGCTGCCGGGCGCGCAGCCGGGTTCGCCAGGCACGCTGCAGGCGCGGCTCGCGAGGCTCGTGATTCCATCGGCGACCGAGAACGATCTGCTCGGCCCGGCGATCAACCAACCGGCGCAGAACATTCCGTCGATCGATCTCGTCGTGAACGAACTGATCGTGCGTGAGCGCAATCTCGGCAAGCTCGAAGTGAATGCGCATAATTTCCAGGACAACGGCACACCCGTCTGGCAGCTCGATTCGCTGGAAATCAACAACCCGGCCGCCTTGCTGAAAGCGACGGCCAACTGGCGCACGGGCCGCAACTACGGCCCGAATCAGGACGACGAAGCCGAGCGCAGCACCGAGCTCGATTTCAAGCTGGACATCAAGGACGCCGGACTGCTGCTCGAACGCGCCGGCCTGCCGCGCACCCTGAAAGCAGGCGAAGGGTCGCTGTCGGGGCAACTCGGCTGGCGCGGCGGTCCCACCAAGCCGGACTATCCGACGCTCAACGGCAATCTCGCCGTCGACCTGCGGCACGGTCAGATTCTCAAAGTCGATCCCGGCGTCGCAAAGCTGCTCGGCGTGCTGAGCCTGCAAAGCCTCGCGCGCTACGCGTCGATGAATTTCCGCGACGTGATCGGCGAAGGGCTGCCGTTCGAGCACGTGACGGGCACCGCGCAAATCGTGAACGGCATCGGCTCCACGAACAACTTCGAGATGGTGACGGCGCCCGCGCGCGCCGAGATGAAAGGCACCGTCGATCTGGCTCATGAAACGCAGAACCTGAACGTGCATATCGTGCCCACCGTGAGCGCGGGCACGGGTGTCGTCGTCGCGGCCGTGATCAATCCGCTGCTCGGGCTCGCGGCGCTGATCGGCGATCTCGCGCTATCGCAGTCGATCGAACATGCGTTCGCGCGCGATTACGCGATCACGGGTTCCTGGGCTAAACCGCACGTCGAGCGGGTCCACGGAGATAGCGGTAATATGAACGCGCCGGCTGCCATCGCGGCACCGAACTGAGTTCCTATCGGCTTCGGGCGGCCGCCGGCGCTACATGCAGCGCGGCATCGCGCGCTGTTTGCGAGCGCCCGATGTCCGCCGTCGCTGTTCCATACCCGCTGTCCGCACTGCCTATGCAGGAGCCTTTCGCAGGAGTTTTTCGAACGCTTATGAGCGACCTGAACGCGCAGTCCGCCAAGTCCCCATCCCACGCCCGTCCGTTTCGCGTCGCCGCCTTGCAGATGGTGAGCACGCCGGATCGCGACCGCAATCTCGCCGATGCCGAACGCCTGATCGCGCAAGCCGCCGCCGAAGGCGCGCAGCTCGTGCTGCTGCCCGAGTATTTCTGCTTTATGGGCTTCAAGGACACCGACAAGCTCACGGTGCGCGAAGCGTACGGCGACGGCCCTGTCCAGCGCTTTCTCGCCGATGCCGCGCGCCGGCATCAGGTCTGGATCATCGGCGGCACGCTGCCGTTGCAGGCGCCCGAGGCAACCCGCGTGCTGAACACGACGCTCGTGTTCGACCCGCAGGGCAACGAGGCCGCGCGCTACGACAAGATCCATCTGTTCAACTTCGAGAAAGGGGAGGAATCGTTCGACGAAGCACGCACGATCTGCCCCGGCGACACCGTCCGCACGTTCGATGCGCCGTTCGGGCGCGTGGGCCTGTCCGTCTGCTACGATCTACGCTTTCCCGAACTGTACCGGCGCATGGGCGACTGCGCGCTGATCGTCGTGCCGTCCGCATTCACGTACACGACGGGCCGCGCGCACTGGGAA from Paraburkholderia phymatum STM815 encodes the following:
- a CDS encoding carbon-nitrogen hydrolase family protein, whose translation is MSDLNAQSAKSPSHARPFRVAALQMVSTPDRDRNLADAERLIAQAAAEGAQLVLLPEYFCFMGFKDTDKLTVREAYGDGPVQRFLADAARRHQVWIIGGTLPLQAPEATRVLNTTLVFDPQGNEAARYDKIHLFNFEKGEESFDEARTICPGDTVRTFDAPFGRVGLSVCYDLRFPELYRRMGDCALIVVPSAFTYTTGRAHWETLLRARAVENQCYVLAAAQGGKHENGRRTWGHSMLIDPWGEIIDVRDEGAGVVAGNIERSRIDEVRQSLPAWRHRVLS
- a CDS encoding YhdP family phospholipid transporter; the protein is MSERNSSADPTEAGRVKPVGGSDHAVLRHTLRVLLGIALFLYFVVVLAVLGLRYVVLPRVDSFRPQIESAVSEKIHAQLRIGKIAPHWTGFQPGIEVTDVTITNREGKVALTIPHASATVSWSSIWKLAPILSSVIVDKPDLLIERERDGSLTVAGVMVPTTHSGNDTFSTWLLRQQAMILRGGTLRWHDARRDAPEIALQDIRLAILSDGYDHRLALQAPPDGKVLFGPLDFRASFRHARLAAMGKPVNWTGEAYISTGSVDLPMLARYIDFPIETYAGRVANKIWLQFAQGHVRSASGEASGNNIALRVKPTQPKLDVPVAQFSWAVAHDGDEWTLDLDDLRAEFGQPPLDDGTPVARILALRTLSSRYRVPSVQHGQLISISGDRVDLGILAEFSRALPLPKRLLNSLVRFNPRGLVANYTIEVERGKPDSGEAATEHRAPGAEPIVHYRFKADLQGISVAAQEPPPGLTARNHPRAGIPGVENLWGSVDADEKHGTIAIDTANAALTLPGVFDDPRLTFDHLSGKGAWTIASTVEPGQRHKAFKVDVSELKVSNVDTAARATASYSNVGSGRGSLDLKADFERAQVTRITRYLPTSISERLRIYLTHGLQAGMSHGATIEIHGNLEKFPYSRDPSAGVFEIVAPFKGGRFDPSPYPPRTMKNGTPSVWPALDGIDGTFQLKEQLLRFDVDRAHYKGVALDKVTGKIDDMGNRASSLVITGDGHGPLADMLDYVNNSALGGLAKHQTEKLHADGPAALALKLTVPRNPPTPPGVAPPKTHVAVEGSLAFENDRLAMDNVPPLSQLRGKVSFTDHTAQIDGLSGQFMGGDVHAKGELNQKGAYALDLSGHFAVDAARDLNLRGLPAQVLTRMNGSAPYDISVHGAKGGLPEVAVHSDLTDLALDLPAPFNKPIGTPMPLAFTFKPTVGSASAVANNGSATGSDDSANHGGLQRADLTFGPIAATYLVRRAPGQAPEVVRGAIGVNRTTDLPSEGVIAAVDIDALDADAWRALFLQMRKANEGVAPVPPSATAAQFMPNRFAIHIGTLTLLKRHWESVVVGASHIDKQWQANIASNQVSGHVSWLPGAQPGSPGTLQARLARLVIPSATENDLLGPAINQPAQNIPSIDLVVNELIVRERNLGKLEVNAHNFQDNGTPVWQLDSLEINNPAALLKATANWRTGRNYGPNQDDEAERSTELDFKLDIKDAGLLLERAGLPRTLKAGEGSLSGQLGWRGGPTKPDYPTLNGNLAVDLRHGQILKVDPGVAKLLGVLSLQSLARYASMNFRDVIGEGLPFEHVTGTAQIVNGIGSTNNFEMVTAPARAEMKGTVDLAHETQNLNVHIVPTVSAGTGVVVAAVINPLLGLAALIGDLALSQSIEHAFARDYAITGSWAKPHVERVHGDSGNMNAPAAIAAPN
- the glnE gene encoding bifunctional [glutamate--ammonia ligase]-adenylyl-L-tyrosine phosphorylase/[glutamate--ammonia-ligase] adenylyltransferase codes for the protein MTEPSLLSSSYSHYASRAYAAQPDLAFRVAALAAAPITRERIDERLDALLNALRATPDAPLSEDALKKALRQLRAEVFCAVMERDLSRAADVAEVTGTMTDLAEATVQRAMAVVSADLEALYGEPRGSQGERLSLGVVGMGKLGGRELNVSSDIDLIFVYEDDGETTGGQRSSIATQDFFTRLGKRLIAALAEVTADGYVFRVDMRLRPNGDSGPLVCSLGMLEEYFYVQGREWERYAWIKGRLVSEHVTDSARRLSRQLDAIVKPFIYRRYLDFGVISAIRSLHLQIRQEAQRRASMRPDKADDIKLGRGGIREIEFSAQVFQLIRGGQDAGFRVRPTLAVLRHAAARGLVSPGVCADLTSAYLFLRDLEHRLQYRNDAQTHAMPVDPAERAHLAQAMGFDDYASLMAKLETHRELVEQQFDQIFADKVSGQRGCGAREDGAAVWVWSSALADDSADDALAARLVELGVERPADLLARLKAVWHSSRYAGLAESSRQRFDIVAQRALEAAHTLEPAERRGDILARLFDLLEAIGRRGAYLALLTEYPQALHRVLSVLGASRWAAGYLIRHPQLLDELLDDEAMASPFDWPEFKRTLRARLAAADGVEHQMDLLRHAHQAEVFRILLIDLAGKLSVEHVSDRLSELADAVLDVTVEAVWNQLAKRHREVPRFAIIAYGKLGGKELGYASDLDLIFLYDDADDNASDIYATFTRRLITWLTTATGAGTLFDVDLRLRPNGESGLLVTDLHAFRRYQLREGDAANTAWVWEHQALTRARYCAGDPAIGAQFEAIREQVLTTPRDAATLSAEIVDMRRRVEEGHPNRTELFDLKHDRGGMVDIEFAVQYWVLLHAARDPELIRNTGNIALLREVSRFGLMSGEEADTVGAAYRTYRKLQHKLRLDGMEKARVEPQTVEKEREAVLRLWRRVFG